The Granulicella sp. 5B5 nucleotide sequence CTTCCCGACTCGGCCTTCATGGTCCTGCTCTGGAACCGCCTTCAGCACGACCACATCGCCCGCCTCTCCGGCCTCACCTACCTCCGCGAGTTGCTCATGCTCCCCAGCTTCCGCCAGCCCGGCAACACCCTCTGGGTGCTGCCGAGCGAACCCTCCATCGCTCTCACCACCGCCTGGCTGCGCCAGCAGGGAATTGAAGTCCCCGCCACGCACCTTTACTCAGCACCCATGTACCGTATTGACCCTGCCCGGCCCATCGACCCCGCACTCCTCACCCTCATCGAGCGCCTCCACCCGCAGCACGTCATCCTCGGCGTTGGCGGCGGCATACAGGAACCCCTCGGTGCCGACCTCAAGCGCCGCCTCTCGTATCTCCCTGCCATCCACTGCGTCGGTGCCGCCATCGGCTTCCTCTCCGGCGAACAGGCTCCTATCCCTGTCTGGGCCGACCGCCTCTACCTCGGCTGGCTCCTCCGCACCCTGCACTCCCCCCGCCGCTTCGCCCGCCGCTACTGGGAGGCTCGCAAGCTCTTCACCCTCATCCGCCGCTACCGCTCCCAGCTTCCACCACTTTTCTCCCCTGATAAGCAAAACAAAGTCGACGCCTCATGATGGGGTTCCACCCCTAACTCCAATCCGCTGCGGATCTTGACCCCAAAAACGGGGGAGGGCTTCCGCCTCAAAAACACCCTTCGCCGCTTCCATCGCAGTAGTTCACAACCATGAGCCTCGCCCGTAACTCTTCGCCGCCGCCAACATCGCTGTGCTGCTCTACTCCTAGACCTCAGCCCCACAGCGCCATCTCTCCAGCTCGGCTCTTGTTGCTCGTCATATCCGGCCTTCGTACGGAGCATCCCTTTGACCACCTCCTCCATGTTTGTTATAAAAGTAGAGGAGCAAGACAAGCGCAGCCTCCCGGCAGCCGGTCTCGTGACCAGCGTTTTCACGCGATCCTGAGTAGCTCAATGGCAGAGCATTCGGCTGTTAACCGAAGGGTTGTAGGTTCGAGTCCTACCTCAGGAGCCATCATCAATTTCTCGACAAAGACCACGACGGCATGTATATTCCTGCGGTATAAGCATCTGCTTCTCGAGTAATGGCAGATAGTTTGTTGTTCGACCTTCGACTTCTTGCACGTCTTTTTCCCATAAAAACAGTCGGCGCTAGGCCTTCGTCAATGGAACTCTGGCCATCACATCGGCCAACTCGCAGACCACTCTGACATCTAGCGCACCAACTGTGCAATATGGAACACCAATTACACTGACGGCTACTGTAGCGCCCGGGGGAGCAACCGGCACAGTGGACTTCAGCAATGGCGCCGCAGTACTCGGGATGGCGACAGTCACCAGCGGGACGGCGACGCCTACGCCACAGCAGTTGCTGGTACGCCCGTTTACCAAACCACGGCAACAGCAGACTCACCGCCGGGCACATATCCGATTTCAATTGCCGGCGGGCTGAGTTCTGCCAGCTACAGGCTTGCTTACGTCAACGGAACTCTAACCGTGACGCCGGCAGTGACTGATTTCTCGATAGCGGCTACGCCCGTCTCGCAAATCGCTCCTCCGGGAGCAACGATAAACTACACCGTGCAACTTGTGCCGCTCAGTCCATCCTTCGATCATCCCATTGGGTTGACAGTTACAGGGCTGCCCACGAACGCAACCTACAGCTTCGCGTCCTCAACCGCGACACCGGGCTCGCAGGCGGCTGCGAAAACGCTGACCATCAGCGTTCCGCAAACCCAGGCAAAGCTTTTGCCGCTGAACAAGATGCCGTCTGTTGGTGCTGCCTCTGACAGTATGGCGTCGCCGGCATCTGACGTCGCTGCTGGTGGCGGTTCTTATGGTCATAGCCGCCATAGGTATTACACCGGAGGCTACTTCTCACAGGCCGAACAGACCTACACCGTCACCATCACAGGAACCAGCGGCATCCTGGTCCACAGCACAACCGTAACTTTGACGGTGGAATAAGGAGATACCGGCGAGCAAACTAGCTCGAATCGCCTTCTGTGTTCTGCTGTCTCCCATGGTTGCCATGGCCCAGCAAACACCGAAGAACTCTATAGAAGCCGATGTGTTGTTCTCCGCACTACACGCCAATGCGCCCGTCGGCGGCTGCGGGTGTTTCTGGATGGCCGGCGGCATAGGAGAAGTCGCCATTCCGATATGGCGGAACTTCTCCTTTGTCGGCGAAGGCAGCGGTCAGCATGTGGATCATATCCCGGGCACCGACGTTGGCCTGGGCTTGATCAATGGATTGGGAGGTCTACGCCTCCGTGTTCCAACCCGCACGCTATTTCAGCCCTATGCGCAGGCCCTGTTCGGCGGGGTTCACGGCTTCGACAGCTACTTTCCTGCTCCAGCTGGGAAACTACCCACGTCCTACGACACTTCATTTGCCATGGCTATCGGGGGTGGTGTCGACATAGCTGTGTCGAGACACATATGGATACGCGCCGTTCATGTGGACTATCACCACTCCGAGCTTCGCAACCTGGACGGTGATCGTCAAAACCAGTTCAGAATTGCAGGTGGAATTATCTTTCGCGGGGCAGGAAGCCATTTCTGATCTCGCAAAGGCTGTACTCTGCGCCCTCGCAATCGATCTTCAACAGGGCGCACTCCAAAATCGCAAGCTCTTCAAACACGGAATCTAGAGTCTTGGATGGAATGTCCGTAATCCTCCCTTCGTGCATCTCCGTCGAAAACTCGTCGCCCCGCCCAGTTCTCAAGATCGGTACACAGTGTCACGGGAGCACCATGGGCCGAGATGGCGGCTTCTTTCAGCTTTGCATAGTTCTGCATCAGGTCTTGATTGGAGTAGCAGAAGTTTTCGAGTCACAGCGTCTACATCAAGCCAGCACACGGCGGCTGATCCGCGCCATCTGTATCTCTTCCTGCGCCGGGATCACCCTCACCTTCGCCCCATCGACCCTCAGCCCCATAAACTCCAGCCCCTCGCAAACCTCGCGTCGTACCGCCTCACCATGCTCTCCAATCCCGCCGGAAAACACCAGCAGGTCGATCCCACCCAGCAGTGCCGCATAGGCCCCAACCATCTTCCGCACCGCCGTCACAAACACCGTCACCGCCAGAGCCGCCCCAGCCTCACCCGCATCACTCCGCTCCTGCAATCGCTTCATATCGCTCTCGCCACCCGACAGAGCCACCAATCCGCTGCGATGGTTCAGCATCTCCTCCAGCGCATCCGCACCCATCTGCTCCGTCCGCATCAGGAACAGCACCACACCCGGGTCGAGATCACCACTCCGCGTCGCCATCGGAATCCCGCCCGTTGGAGTCAGCCCCATCGTCGTATCCACGGAAACGCCACCCCGCATCGCACACAGGCTTGCCCCATTCCCCAGGTGCGCCACCACCATCCGCTCCGGCATCTGCCCCGCCAGCTGATGCACGATCGACTCATACGACAGCCCATGAAACCCATACCGCCGCACACCCCGCCGATATAACTCGCCCGGCAGCGCAAACCGCTTCGCACTCTCCGGCATCGTGTTGTGGAACGCCGTGTCGAAACACGCCACCTGCGGCAGTGCAGGGAACTGCTTCTCCGCCTCCGCAATCAGCTTCAACGCCTGCGGAATATGCAATGGCGCAAAGTGCTCCGCCGCGCGCAGCTTCTCCAGCACCTGCGGCGTAATCAACTGGTGCTCCGTCAGCTCCGGCCCACCGTGCACCACGCGATGCGTTACCGCAGAAGGCTTCACCCCACGTTCCGCGGCCGCCGCAACAAACGCCCCCAGCGCCTCCTCCTGAGTCGCATGAGACTTCTCCTCATGCAGCAACTCGTGTCCCTCCGCATCCACCACCCGCAAGCTGCCGTCCGCACGTCCGATGCCGTCGGCACTGCACCGCAGCACCTCCCGCTCGTCCGCGCCATCGCGCACAAAGAACCCCGCCTTCAGCGACGAAGACCCGCTATTGATCGCCAGCACGACCTCATCGTCACGCAGGGACATCGTTACTCCGGCCAAACCCAGTTGCTGATCTCGTCCTTATCAATGCCCTCCGCATACGCATAGCGCAGGCTCTCCACGATCTCGTTCTTCATCTGCTCCTTCACGTGCGCACCCTTCGCCTGCAGCTTCGGCACGCGGTCAATCACATCGATGCAAAGATTGAAGCGGTCGATCTGGTTCAGGATCGCCAGCTCGAACGGTGTATTGATGCTGCCTTTCTCCTTGTACCCACGCACATGGATGTTGTCATGGTTCTTCCGCCGATAACTCAACTTATGCACCAGCGACGCATAGCTGTGAAAGTTGAAGATCACCGGCTTGTCCACCGTAAACAGGCTGTCGAAGTCCCGGTCCGAAAGCCCATGCGGATGCTCGCTCTCCGGCATCAGCCGGAACAGGTCCACCACGTTCACAAACCGCATCTTCAGGTCAGGGAAGTGCTTCTTCAAAATCGACACCGCTGCCAGGCTCTCCATCGTCGGGATATCACCCGCGCATGCCAGCACCACATCCGGCTCTTCGCCGTTATCGGTGCTCGCCCAGTCCCACATCCCAATGCCCTTCGTGCAATGTTCAATCGCCGACTGCATATCAAGATACGTCAGGTGCGGCTGTTTATCCGCCACAATCACATTCACATAGTCCTTGCTGCGCAGGCAGTGGTCCGCAACGCTCAGCAGGCAGTTCGCATCCGGCGGCAGATAGATCCGCACCACGCCCGGGCTCTTGTTCGTCACCACATCCAGAAACCCCGGGTCCTGGTGCGTAAATCCGTTATGGTCCTGCCGCCACACCAGCGAAGTAATCAGCAAATTTAACGAAGGAATCGGCGCCCGCCAAGCCAGCTCGTTCTTCGCCTTCTCCAGCCACTTCGCATGCTGGTTGAACATCGAGTCGATCACATGCACAAACGCCTCATAGGTCGAGAACAGCCCATGCCGCCCCGTCAGCACATACCCTTCGAACCACCCTTCGAGCGTATGCTCACTCAGCATCTCCATCACGCGACCATCCTGCGTAATCTCCGTGCCATCAGCGTCTTCCGGTTTGATCTCCGCCATCCACGTCTTCTCGGACGCCTCATAGATCGCTGTCAGCTTGTTCGACGCCGTCTCATCCGGCCCAAACACCCTGAAGTTCGTCATGTTCTGCCGCATCACATCACGCAGAAACACTCCCAGCGTCGCTGTCGGGCTTACATACTCCTTCGCCGGCGACTTCACCTCAACCGCATACGCCGCAAAATCCGGCATCTCCAGCGGAACACTCAGCTCCCCGCCATTCGTATGCGGGTTCGCGCTGATGCGCCGATCGCCCTCCGGAGCCAACGCCTGCAACTCCGGCACAAATCGCCCCTTCGCATCGAACAGCGTCTCCGGCTCATAGCTCCGCAGCCACGCCTCCAGCTGCTGCAGGTGCGCAGGGTTCGCAATCGGGTCAAGGATCGGCACCTGGTGCGCGCGCCAGAACCCCTCCACGCGATGCCCATCCACCATCTTCGGCCCCGTCCATCCCTTCGGAGTGCGCATCACAATCATCGGCCACAGCGGCCGCTCCGTCACGCCGTTCTCCCGCGCATCATACTGTATCCGCTTGATCTCCTCGATGCACTTCTCCAGCACCGCCGCCATCTTGTGGTGCATCGACTCCGGCTCATCACCCTCCACAAAATACGGCGCATATCCATACCCGCGAAACAACGACGTCAGCTCCTCATTCGAGATCCGCGCCAGGATCGTCGGGTTCGCAATCTTGTAGCCGTTCAAATGCAGCACCGGCAGCACCGCCCCATCGCGCACCGGGTTCAAAAACTTGTTCGAGTGCCACGCCGTCGCCGCCGGCCCTGTCTCCGCCTCGCCATCACCCACCGCCACCACAACAATCAGGTCGGGATTATCGAACGCCGCGCCATACCCATGCGTCAGCGAGTACCCCAGCTCACCGCCCTCATGGATCGACCCCGGCGTCTCCGGTGTGCAATGGCTGCCAATCCCTCCCGGAAACGAAAACTGCCGCAGGAACTTTCGCAGCCCCGCCTCATCGCGGCTCTTGTCCGGATACACCTCCGAGTACCGTCCCTCCAGGTAGCAGTTCGCCAGCGTCGCCGGCGCGCCATGTCCCGGCCCGGCAACATACATCACATTCAGGTCCAGCTTCTTGATCAGCCGGTTCAGATGCACCCACAGAAACGACTGCCCAGGGTCCGACCCCCAGTGCCCCAGCAACCGCCGCTTGATGTGCTCCGCCTTCAACGGCTCCCGCAGCAGCGGATTCTCCCGCAGATAGATCATCCCTGCGGCAAGATAGTTGCAGGCGCTCCAGTAGCGGTTCATCAACTGCAGCTCTTCAGCGGACAACGTAGGCACAATCTCGGCAGCAGCAGTCATAAGTTCTCCATGGGTACATAGATGCAGGTTCATCGTTCGACGCGCACCATCAATCGGTAAGCATCCCAAACCCACTGTCTCTCAATATCGCAAAGCGACCGTGAATCCTTTGTGACGATCATCACAAGGCCGGGAAGTAACCCCAAAAAGCGCCAGAACCGAACACCCGGCCTCGGCGCTCCGGTGAGGATGCGGCCTGTCCCGAAACGCGGAACCCCTCCCAACGGCACACGATGCCCCCATACTAAGATGGGTGCCGACCTCGGGAGTCCCTGTCATGCTTCGTTCTCTGCTCGCATCGTTCTTCGCCCTGGCCGCAACATCACTCAGCGCACAGACCGCGCCGCCCACGCCCGTCGCGAAAACACCTGCCGCCGTCGTGGCCGGAATCCCCGTCAACTACGACGAGGCCAAAGTCGGCACCTACACGCTCCCCGATGCGCTCCGTCTCGCCGACGGCAAGCCCGTCACCACAGCAAAAATGTGGTTCGCCAAACGCCGTCCCGAGATCGTCAAGCTCTTCGAAACACAGCAGTACGGCATCGCCCCCGGCCGCCCGTCAGCCGAGCGCTTCGAGATCACCGACAAAGGCACGCCCGCACTCAACGGCACCGCCATTCGCAAGCAGATCACCATCCATCTCACCGCCGACGCCGACGGCCCCGCCATCCATCTGCTCGAATACATCCCCGCATCCGCAAAGAAGCCCGTCCCGCTTCTCCTCTGCATCAGCTTCGGCGCCGTACAGTTCGCCGTCGATGACCCCGGCATCACACCGCAAAAAACCTGGGACCCCAAGACCAACACGAAGATCGTACCCAAGGCCTCGCTCTTCGGCCGCCTCAACATCCCCGACGTCCTCGCCGCGGGCTTCGGCGTCGCCACCTTCTACTACGGCGACGTCGCCCCCGACTATCCCGCCGGCTTCAACAACAGCATCCAGGCGCACTACCTCAAACCCGGCCAGACCAAGCCCGCACCCGACGAGTGGGGGACCATCTCCGCCTGGGCCTGGGGCATGAGCCGCGTCGAAGACTACCTCGAAACCGACCCCGCGGTCGACGCCCACCGCGTCGCCATCCACGGCGTCTCACGCCTCGGCAAGACCGTCATGTGGGCCGGCGCGCACGACCAGCGCTTCGCCCTCGTCATCGCCAGCTGCTCCGGCGAAGGCGGCGCAGCCCTCAGCCATCGCGACTACGGCGAGACCATCGCCCACCTCGAAGCCCCCACGCGCTACCCTTATCAATTCGCGGGCAACTGGGCCAAGTACGGAGGTTTCCCCGACACCGCCCCCTTCGACGCCAACATGCTCGTCGCCCTCATCGCGCCGCGCCCCTTGCTGCTGCAGACCGGCAACACCGACTTCTGGTCCGACCCCAAAGGCGAGTTCCTCGCCGAAGTCGCCGCCGCCCCCGTCTACAAGCTCCTCGGCAAAGATCCACTCGACACCACCACCTGGCCCGCTGCCAAAACCCCCATCCTCCACGACCTCGGCTACTACATGCACGACGGCGGCCACGGCATGGTCCCCAGCGACTGGCAAATCTACATCGACTTCCTAAAACAACACCTCCATCCCGAAAAATAACGTCCAGCTTTTCGGAGGGAGCAGTGGCCTTCAGGCCACTGAATACCGCTCTCACGCGAAAGGGGCTTTAGCCCCGGAGGGCTTCTTCACCACCAGCAAATCCTAATGCAGCTTATAAGCCACCGCAGGCTCCGCCACCGGCCCAGGACTCTTCGGCGCCTCCATCGTCACCGCACCTTCCAGCCCCTTGCCCTGCACGTTATACGTCTGCAGCAGCGGCCCTTCCAGCCCGGTCACATGGATGTTCTTCAGCTCCACATGCCGCATGTTCGCCAGCGTGATCCCTTTCCTGCACGTCCCGGTCACGTTAATCAGCGCAAATCCATCCACCGGCTTCTCCGGATTCACCGCCGCTCCATCCACCAGCACCGGGCAATCATGCAACACCACGTTGCTGATCCGCACATTCTTCGCAGTCGGAATCCCCACCAGCCCCGGCACCGGGTCCGGGTCCTGAATCCCGCTGTTCGTAAAGTTGAACCTCAGAAACCCACCCTTCAGCCCTGAGGCCTCAAGCCCATCCGCGCTGAAGTCTTCCAGGAACGGCCCTCGCCCCGGCCGGCTCTTGATGTAGATCGCATGGCTCCGTGCGGCCGTGAACTTGCAGTTCGTAATCTTCACCCGCCTGATCCCCGCCGACGTCTCACTCCCAATCCCGATGCACGCAAAGATCGCATCCGCAAACGTGCAGTTTGAGATCGTCACATCCTCCGTGGCCTTCCCAATCGTGTACCCCTCTTCACCGCGCCCGCTCTTCAACGAGATGCAGTCATCCCCCGTCGAGATATCGCACCGATCAATACTCACGCGCTTGCACGAGTCCACATCAATCCCATCGCCATTCCCACCCGTGCTCCGGATCGTCAGGTTCGAGATCGCCACATCCTCGCACTCCGTCGGATGCACCGACCACATCAGGTGATAGCTCGTCGAAAATCCATCCAGCTTCACTCTCCGGCAACGCATCGGCTCAATCAGCGCCGGATGCCGCAACGGACTCTCCTTTCTCGGTCGCCCGCCCAGCGCATCATTGCCCGTAATCTTCCCCGGCCCCACCACACCGGTGTCCTCCGCATCCATCGCATAGATCAGCGCCACATGCCCCGGAATCCACTTGCCCTCCCACCGCACCTCGCTCACTGGATAGTCGTCGAAATCCCCGCTCCCCACCAGCTCCGCACCCTGCTCCAGCCGCAGCATCACCTTCGACCGCAACTGAATCGCCCCCGTCAAATACTTTCCCGCAGGCACCGCCACCTCGCCACCACCCAGCACCGCGCACCGGTCCAGAGTCCTCTGCAGCGCAGTGGTCTCCTTCGCCACACCATCCCCCACCGCACCATAGTCCTTCACATTCAGCTTCAGATCACCCACCGTAGCCACTGCCGCAGGAGCAGCCACCTGCGTCACAGGAGCCATCGCGCTCAACCTCATCGCCAGCGGTCCTGCCACCACGCCATAACCAACGCTCTGCAAAAAAAGACGCCGCCCCATCCGCTTGCTCATACACATACCTCGCCCTGAATGGTATCGCTCCGAAGCCTACTAGACTTCTCCGGACTGAATGACAACGAAGGCCGGACAAAATGAAGGCAGTCCGCAAATCGGACTACCGGAGCTGGGTGCCCCATCTTCGCGACGGCTTCATCGTCGCTAAGGTGGGCTGTAAACCGCCAGGGGATACGCCTCTCTGGGTGCCCTATGTCTCGCCTTTGAGACATGGGTTCGCAGTACCCATTCATGACAGCTCCACATGCAGCCGGACAGGGAACCAGCCTCGGCTCTTACTTGACACACCCGTTACAATGGAAGCAGGGAAATGGACCACTCAAGCTGCCCGGACGCACCCACTCCACGCGCCTGTATAGCCAGCAGGGTATCCACCACTAACCCCAATCCGCTGCGGATCTTACCCCGCAAAGCGGGGAGGGGTGCCGCAAGCGCCTTCCCGCAGAATCGAGCCTCATGTCCAGGACCTTCTACATCGAAACCTTCGGCTGCCAGATGAACGCCCACGACTCCGAAAAAGTCGTCGGCACCCTCATCCGCGAAGGCTACCAGCAAGTCGTCGACGAGGCCGAAGCCGGCCTCATCCTCTACAACACCTGCTCCATCCGCGACAAAGCCGAGCAGAAGGTCTTCCACCGTCTCAACGAGTACAAGCGCCTCCAGGGCGAAGGCAAGCGCTTCGCCGTCATCGGCTGCGTCGCCCAGCAGGAAGGCGAAAAGATCTTCGAGAAGGCTCCCTACGTCTCCATCGTCGCCGGCAGCTCTTCATACCGCAATCTCCCCGAGATGCTTCAGCGCCTCGAAGCAGGAGAAACCCGCATCACCGGCCTCGACGACCGGCAGACCGACGAGACCTTCGACACCGAGTTCACCGCGCGCAGCAACCCGCATCGCGGTTACATCACCATCATCGAAGGCTGCGACAAGTTCTGCGCCTACTGCGTCGTCCCCTACACACGCGGCAAGGAACGCTCCCGCACCAGCGCCAGCGTCCTCGCCGAAGCCCAGCGCATCGCCGCCCTCGGCTACACCGAAATCCAACTCCTTGGCCAGAACGTCAACAGCTACGTCGATCCCAGCGGCAAACGCAGCTTCGCCGAACTCCTCGCCGCAGTAGGCGAGGTCAACGGCATCCAGCGCGTCCGCTTCACCACCTCGCACCCGCGCCAGTTCACCAAAGACATCGTGGACGCGATCGACGCCATGCCCGCGCTCTGCGACCACATTCACCTGCCCGTGCAATCCGGCAGCACCAGCGTCCTCAAGGCCATGCAGCGCGAGTACACACGCGACTGGTACCTCGAGCGCATCGCCTGGACCAAGGCCGCCAAACGCGATATCTCGCTCACCTCGGACATCATCGTTGGCTTCCCCGGAGAAACCGACAAGGACTTCGAGGACACCATCACGCTCCTCGACGAAGTCGGCTACGACGCCATCTACGGCTTCAAGTACTCCCCGCGCCCCAACACCCCGGCGATCCACATGGTCGACAGCATCCCCGAGGAGGTCAAGGTCGAGCGCCTTGCCATCCTCAACGCCCGCCAGCGCGAGATCCAGCGCACCAACTACCAGCGCCACATGAACCAGACGATGACCGTCATGGTCGAAGGCCACAACACCGCCCGCAACCAGATCACCGGCCGCAGCTCCCAGAACAAAACCGTCAACTTCACAATGGGTCCTGCAGCCTTCGCCTTGAACTCCACGGACCTCGCTTTGAAGGGGACGGGCTTCAGCCCGTCCGTTGACTCGCCTCAGAAGGAAGGGGCTTCAGCCCCGGAGGGAACGTTGCCAAAGCCAGGCAGCTACATCGACGTCCGCATCACGCAGGTCTTCCCCAACTCCCTCGTCGGCGAAGCCATCGCCCCCGCCATCGCCCCATCACCAGCTCTGCTAGCCCAGCAAGCCCTGAACGCCCGCATCACCGCCTAGCTTTTTACTCCCTACTCCCTACTCCCTATTCCCTCGCACTTCAGCGTTACACTACCAACATGCACCTCCCCGGATTCAAGCCCGAGCCCGAAACCAAGGCCGCCGAAGCCGAGGTCGAGGTTCGCATCCGCGGCCTGATGATGGACCCCTCCACCCGTCAGCCCATCGTCGTACTCAACGACCTCGCCGGCGAGATCG carries:
- a CDS encoding glycosyl hydrolase family 28 protein, producing the protein MSKRMGRRLFLQSVGYGVVAGPLAMRLSAMAPVTQVAAPAAVATVGDLKLNVKDYGAVGDGVAKETTALQRTLDRCAVLGGGEVAVPAGKYLTGAIQLRSKVMLRLEQGAELVGSGDFDDYPVSEVRWEGKWIPGHVALIYAMDAEDTGVVGPGKITGNDALGGRPRKESPLRHPALIEPMRCRRVKLDGFSTSYHLMWSVHPTECEDVAISNLTIRSTGGNGDGIDVDSCKRVSIDRCDISTGDDCISLKSGRGEEGYTIGKATEDVTISNCTFADAIFACIGIGSETSAGIRRVKITNCKFTAARSHAIYIKSRPGRGPFLEDFSADGLEASGLKGGFLRFNFTNSGIQDPDPVPGLVGIPTAKNVRISNVVLHDCPVLVDGAAVNPEKPVDGFALINVTGTCRKGITLANMRHVELKNIHVTGLEGPLLQTYNVQGKGLEGAVTMEAPKSPGPVAEPAVAYKLH
- the miaB gene encoding tRNA (N6-isopentenyl adenosine(37)-C2)-methylthiotransferase MiaB, whose protein sequence is MSRTFYIETFGCQMNAHDSEKVVGTLIREGYQQVVDEAEAGLILYNTCSIRDKAEQKVFHRLNEYKRLQGEGKRFAVIGCVAQQEGEKIFEKAPYVSIVAGSSSYRNLPEMLQRLEAGETRITGLDDRQTDETFDTEFTARSNPHRGYITIIEGCDKFCAYCVVPYTRGKERSRTSASVLAEAQRIAALGYTEIQLLGQNVNSYVDPSGKRSFAELLAAVGEVNGIQRVRFTTSHPRQFTKDIVDAIDAMPALCDHIHLPVQSGSTSVLKAMQREYTRDWYLERIAWTKAAKRDISLTSDIIVGFPGETDKDFEDTITLLDEVGYDAIYGFKYSPRPNTPAIHMVDSIPEEVKVERLAILNARQREIQRTNYQRHMNQTMTVMVEGHNTARNQITGRSSQNKTVNFTMGPAAFALNSTDLALKGTGFSPSVDSPQKEGASAPEGTLPKPGSYIDVRITQVFPNSLVGEAIAPAIAPSPALLAQQALNARITA
- a CDS encoding acetylxylan esterase, with protein sequence MLRSLLASFFALAATSLSAQTAPPTPVAKTPAAVVAGIPVNYDEAKVGTYTLPDALRLADGKPVTTAKMWFAKRRPEIVKLFETQQYGIAPGRPSAERFEITDKGTPALNGTAIRKQITIHLTADADGPAIHLLEYIPASAKKPVPLLLCISFGAVQFAVDDPGITPQKTWDPKTNTKIVPKASLFGRLNIPDVLAAGFGVATFYYGDVAPDYPAGFNNSIQAHYLKPGQTKPAPDEWGTISAWAWGMSRVEDYLETDPAVDAHRVAIHGVSRLGKTVMWAGAHDQRFALVIASCSGEGGAALSHRDYGETIAHLEAPTRYPYQFAGNWAKYGGFPDTAPFDANMLVALIAPRPLLLQTGNTDFWSDPKGEFLAEVAAAPVYKLLGKDPLDTTTWPAAKTPILHDLGYYMHDGGHGMVPSDWQIYIDFLKQHLHPEK
- a CDS encoding WecB/TagA/CpsF family glycosyltransferase; this encodes MNDDHRIILGLHFFLGTASEAVARAEPGGLVLFPAAPALKDITTNPTYRDALLSADLLLPDSAFMVLLWNRLQHDHIARLSGLTYLRELLMLPSFRQPGNTLWVLPSEPSIALTTAWLRQQGIEVPATHLYSAPMYRIDPARPIDPALLTLIERLHPQHVILGVGGGIQEPLGADLKRRLSYLPAIHCVGAAIGFLSGEQAPIPVWADRLYLGWLLRTLHSPRRFARRYWEARKLFTLIRRYRSQLPPLFSPDKQNKVDAS
- a CDS encoding acetate/propionate family kinase, whose translation is MSLRDDEVVLAINSGSSSLKAGFFVRDGADEREVLRCSADGIGRADGSLRVVDAEGHELLHEEKSHATQEEALGAFVAAAAERGVKPSAVTHRVVHGGPELTEHQLITPQVLEKLRAAEHFAPLHIPQALKLIAEAEKQFPALPQVACFDTAFHNTMPESAKRFALPGELYRRGVRRYGFHGLSYESIVHQLAGQMPERMVVAHLGNGASLCAMRGGVSVDTTMGLTPTGGIPMATRSGDLDPGVVLFLMRTEQMGADALEEMLNHRSGLVALSGGESDMKRLQERSDAGEAGAALAVTVFVTAVRKMVGAYAALLGGIDLLVFSGGIGEHGEAVRREVCEGLEFMGLRVDGAKVRVIPAQEEIQMARISRRVLA
- a CDS encoding phosphoketolase family protein, translating into MTAAAEIVPTLSAEELQLMNRYWSACNYLAAGMIYLRENPLLREPLKAEHIKRRLLGHWGSDPGQSFLWVHLNRLIKKLDLNVMYVAGPGHGAPATLANCYLEGRYSEVYPDKSRDEAGLRKFLRQFSFPGGIGSHCTPETPGSIHEGGELGYSLTHGYGAAFDNPDLIVVVAVGDGEAETGPAATAWHSNKFLNPVRDGAVLPVLHLNGYKIANPTILARISNEELTSLFRGYGYAPYFVEGDEPESMHHKMAAVLEKCIEEIKRIQYDARENGVTERPLWPMIVMRTPKGWTGPKMVDGHRVEGFWRAHQVPILDPIANPAHLQQLEAWLRSYEPETLFDAKGRFVPELQALAPEGDRRISANPHTNGGELSVPLEMPDFAAYAVEVKSPAKEYVSPTATLGVFLRDVMRQNMTNFRVFGPDETASNKLTAIYEASEKTWMAEIKPEDADGTEITQDGRVMEMLSEHTLEGWFEGYVLTGRHGLFSTYEAFVHVIDSMFNQHAKWLEKAKNELAWRAPIPSLNLLITSLVWRQDHNGFTHQDPGFLDVVTNKSPGVVRIYLPPDANCLLSVADHCLRSKDYVNVIVADKQPHLTYLDMQSAIEHCTKGIGMWDWASTDNGEEPDVVLACAGDIPTMESLAAVSILKKHFPDLKMRFVNVVDLFRLMPESEHPHGLSDRDFDSLFTVDKPVIFNFHSYASLVHKLSYRRKNHDNIHVRGYKEKGSINTPFELAILNQIDRFNLCIDVIDRVPKLQAKGAHVKEQMKNEIVESLRYAYAEGIDKDEISNWVWPE